From the Deinococcus radiophilus genome, one window contains:
- a CDS encoding CheR family methyltransferase, with translation MSKVTTQSAFSEGAPLTGVVAILSEAQALDALEQCMAGLSTGLGRTYLLLVHGQRAAWLAPQLQRLLPIPVLVPAPQDKMTMQPDHLYVLSMQQGWTVQGNALWAKADGCTEDCAAELLLELAAQYGPDLKTVILAGQTELPGAADLRAVTQAGGQLLVLAPETSHYSRLPRSVLAQTRPTAVLGAEDLAVMLSAGPASSALTREQLGLLGTAQLPQPLDKVLASVTETARQHTGQDFAAYRWTTLLRRIDRRMQQLDLQTLGDYQRWLSNHPDEATALKDELLINGTRFFRDRPAFAALEEALRELVRRPDRDAATWRVWVPACSSGEEAYSIAMLLTEVLESEPLGAKGSPRHFQIFATDISPEYLDRARQGHYSQAAAQALTPERRARFLEQVSGGYRVRAELRQQIVFAQHDVIKDPPLTDLDLISCRNLVHYLRPEVQRQVLDGFAAGLRPAGLLLLGVSEPLSPTLVNEDIGLNFDVLDSAQSLFRRSSAVRPPSSSWLSHFVPAPELPGSTKPRPTALGIKALEALSTWTPPAAVVSAQGELLWLNHAASQWLGISVRPGAVLAGLLPAEVQAASQAVLSAAIHDRRRVQRAFGETGGFLSAEPLPQSAAYLVVFDGVAASLHSSGSGVGAASPSPLDQELSYSRAYIQDLLNERELLRSDLRAIQGDLLLTQETRRTLQDLLARQTALPPGRPDQHCAGEAAGPQPGQFTAGQWATMAQHLGLMSLCLDTEGRVQAFTPALAELLGLSNDSLQQPLPSLHTRLRDIDLTAVARQVVEHLTNLEQEVATPQGQWFHLRATPCVMDDVVGGVLINLAPLVAHAAQQDLEITEQQRNHLLHQLVLPVALLDDDLRVMALSRGLAEVLKIDPTLAPGQYLTDLLPARSMGTGWQQTLDNVRYSGRPGYLQLQLPSGHYQATLTRPHLADPEQPHRPADPVWLILDGPREPQQLLDPDALPFP, from the coding sequence ATGTCCAAAGTAACGACTCAGTCTGCTTTTTCAGAAGGTGCGCCGCTTACGGGGGTCGTCGCGATTCTGAGCGAAGCGCAGGCGCTGGACGCGCTGGAGCAGTGCATGGCTGGGCTGAGCACGGGATTGGGCCGCACTTATCTCCTGCTGGTTCACGGACAAAGGGCGGCATGGTTAGCGCCGCAGCTACAGCGACTGCTGCCCATTCCAGTCCTGGTTCCTGCTCCTCAAGACAAGATGACCATGCAGCCTGACCATCTGTATGTGCTGTCCATGCAGCAAGGTTGGACGGTTCAGGGTAATGCACTATGGGCCAAAGCAGACGGATGTACCGAGGACTGCGCTGCCGAGCTGCTCTTGGAGCTGGCGGCGCAGTATGGTCCCGACCTCAAGACGGTGATCCTGGCAGGTCAGACTGAACTGCCTGGTGCAGCTGACCTGCGTGCTGTGACACAGGCCGGTGGGCAGCTGCTGGTGCTGGCGCCCGAAACCTCGCACTACTCGCGCTTGCCCCGCTCAGTGCTGGCACAAACGCGGCCCACCGCTGTGCTGGGAGCCGAAGACCTGGCCGTGATGCTGTCAGCAGGCCCAGCCAGCAGCGCACTGACCCGCGAACAGCTCGGCCTGCTGGGTACAGCCCAGTTGCCGCAGCCACTGGACAAGGTGCTGGCAAGCGTGACCGAAACAGCCAGGCAGCACACTGGGCAAGACTTCGCCGCCTACCGCTGGACGACACTGCTGCGGAGAATTGACCGCCGGATGCAACAGCTGGATTTGCAGACGCTCGGGGACTATCAGCGCTGGCTCAGCAACCATCCGGATGAGGCAACTGCGCTAAAGGATGAACTGCTGATCAATGGAACTCGGTTTTTCCGGGACCGCCCAGCGTTTGCTGCGCTGGAAGAAGCGTTGAGGGAGCTGGTTCGCCGTCCTGACCGCGACGCTGCCACTTGGCGAGTCTGGGTTCCCGCGTGTTCCAGCGGTGAAGAAGCTTACTCTATTGCGATGCTCCTGACTGAAGTGCTGGAAAGTGAGCCGCTGGGAGCAAAGGGCTCGCCGCGACATTTTCAGATTTTTGCCACGGACATCTCGCCGGAATATCTGGACCGCGCACGTCAGGGTCACTACAGTCAGGCTGCTGCACAGGCGCTCACACCAGAGCGGCGCGCCCGCTTTCTAGAGCAGGTTTCCGGTGGCTACCGCGTGAGAGCTGAATTGCGTCAGCAGATCGTGTTCGCCCAGCATGACGTCATCAAAGACCCACCACTGACCGACCTGGACCTGATCTCCTGCCGCAACTTGGTGCACTATCTGCGGCCTGAGGTGCAGCGGCAGGTACTGGACGGTTTTGCTGCTGGCCTGCGGCCTGCTGGTTTGCTGCTGCTGGGTGTGTCTGAACCCCTGTCCCCAACTCTTGTGAATGAGGACATTGGGCTGAACTTTGATGTGCTGGACTCTGCCCAGAGCCTCTTCCGACGTAGCTCAGCGGTCAGGCCGCCATCTTCCAGCTGGCTTAGCCATTTTGTGCCCGCTCCAGAGTTGCCTGGCAGCACGAAACCGCGTCCGACAGCGCTGGGGATAAAGGCACTGGAGGCCTTAAGCACCTGGACTCCACCCGCCGCCGTAGTCAGCGCTCAGGGCGAACTGCTGTGGCTGAATCATGCGGCGTCGCAGTGGCTGGGCATATCGGTGCGGCCCGGCGCGGTCCTGGCCGGTCTGTTGCCTGCGGAAGTGCAAGCGGCCTCTCAGGCCGTCTTGTCAGCAGCCATCCATGATCGCAGACGTGTTCAGCGCGCTTTCGGAGAGACAGGCGGATTCCTCAGCGCTGAGCCCTTGCCACAGTCGGCGGCCTATCTGGTGGTGTTTGACGGCGTAGCCGCTTCTTTGCACAGCTCCGGATCAGGAGTCGGCGCGGCCAGTCCATCACCGCTAGACCAAGAACTGAGCTACAGCCGGGCCTATATCCAGGATCTGCTGAATGAGCGGGAACTTCTCCGCAGTGACCTGCGGGCCATTCAGGGAGACCTATTGCTCACCCAAGAAACCCGCCGCACCCTGCAAGACCTACTGGCACGGCAAACGGCCCTCCCACCCGGGCGGCCAGACCAGCACTGCGCCGGCGAAGCTGCTGGGCCACAGCCTGGTCAGTTCACTGCAGGTCAGTGGGCCACAATGGCACAGCATCTGGGCCTGATGTCGCTCTGTCTGGACACGGAGGGCCGGGTACAGGCCTTCACCCCAGCCCTGGCTGAGTTGCTTGGCCTCTCCAACGACTCGCTGCAACAGCCGCTGCCCAGCCTGCATACTAGACTGCGCGATATTGACCTGACTGCCGTTGCCAGACAGGTCGTAGAGCACCTCACAAACCTGGAACAGGAGGTGGCGACCCCTCAGGGACAGTGGTTTCACCTGAGGGCCACGCCGTGCGTGATGGACGATGTGGTGGGTGGAGTGCTGATCAATCTGGCCCCTTTGGTGGCCCACGCCGCCCAGCAGGACCTGGAAATCACCGAGCAACAGCGCAATCATTTGCTGCATCAGCTGGTACTGCCGGTCGCGCTGCTGGACGATGACCTACGCGTGATGGCCCTCAGCCGTGGCCTGGCCGAGGTGCTGAAGATTGATCCGACGCTGGCTCCCGGACAGTATCTGACCGACCTGCTCCCCGCCCGGTCCATGGGCACAGGTTGGCAGCAGACGCTGGATAACGTGCGTTACTCCGGTCGTCCAGGATACTTGCAGCTGCAACTGCCCTCGGGTCACTACCAGGCGACACTGACCCGACCTCACCTGGCCGACCCTGAGCAGCCTCACCGCCCAGCCGACCCGGTCTGGCTGATTCTGGACGGCCCAAGAGAGCCACAACAGCTTCTGGACCCTGACGCGCTGCCTTTTCCCTGA
- the tig gene encoding trigger factor — MAELIKKDGHQVEFKVEVPAAEVNSAFDAVWKGLAQQARVPGFRPGKAPRRVIEKRVGEGYVEGEVQNRLVNAHFPRAVRELELNMVDAQIDPQPVRSGETFTFNVTGDLYPEVTLGDWKGLSLEAAAPEVTDEVVDRTLADMQERAATFEDVSRAIEAGDQVTVEEEGEDGSYPIYMDMAGEHIQQALMGKNAGDEVEISVPAEEGEDATPVKVKVLSIRSKNLPELNDDFAGTMQFENLEKLRGTLREELERRAKSEGDTARREEFLDSLISGMQVDIPQSLIQRRQDDLMNEIRSDLGRQGVRWGEYEGFMREQGKLEDFMGELGRNAEQRVKRDLALGKLAEELGVQVSDQEFSQNLMAMAQMSGVSAQELQSQMGAGGLNAFYTDILRSKALNQALSELGGQTEEAPAKEAKAEEASTEQAAEADTKTEDKSGEEE, encoded by the coding sequence ATGGCAGAGTTAATCAAAAAAGATGGTCATCAGGTCGAATTCAAAGTCGAAGTCCCCGCCGCTGAAGTGAACAGCGCCTTTGACGCCGTGTGGAAAGGTCTGGCCCAGCAGGCTCGCGTGCCCGGCTTCCGCCCCGGCAAGGCTCCGCGCCGCGTGATCGAAAAGCGCGTGGGCGAGGGCTACGTGGAAGGCGAAGTCCAGAACCGCCTGGTGAACGCTCACTTCCCCCGCGCCGTGCGCGAGCTGGAACTGAATATGGTGGACGCCCAGATTGACCCTCAGCCGGTGCGGAGCGGTGAAACCTTTACCTTCAATGTCACTGGCGACCTGTACCCCGAAGTGACCCTGGGCGACTGGAAGGGCCTGAGCCTGGAAGCCGCCGCACCTGAAGTCACCGACGAAGTGGTAGACCGCACCTTGGCCGACATGCAGGAACGCGCCGCTACCTTTGAAGACGTGAGCCGCGCCATCGAAGCGGGCGATCAGGTCACGGTCGAAGAAGAGGGCGAAGACGGCAGCTACCCCATCTACATGGACATGGCTGGCGAGCACATTCAGCAGGCGCTGATGGGCAAGAACGCTGGCGACGAAGTCGAGATCAGCGTGCCAGCTGAAGAAGGCGAAGACGCCACCCCGGTCAAGGTCAAGGTGCTGAGCATCCGCTCCAAGAACCTGCCCGAGCTGAACGACGACTTTGCCGGCACCATGCAGTTCGAGAACCTAGAGAAACTGCGCGGTACGCTGCGCGAGGAGCTGGAGCGCCGCGCCAAGAGCGAAGGTGACACCGCCCGCCGTGAAGAATTCCTGGACTCCCTGATCAGTGGCATGCAGGTCGATATTCCTCAGTCGCTGATTCAGCGCCGCCAGGATGACCTGATGAACGAAATCCGCAGTGACCTGGGCCGCCAGGGCGTGCGCTGGGGCGAGTACGAAGGCTTCATGCGTGAGCAGGGCAAGCTGGAAGACTTCATGGGTGAACTGGGCCGCAACGCCGAGCAGCGCGTCAAGCGTGACCTGGCCCTGGGCAAACTGGCCGAGGAACTTGGCGTGCAGGTGAGCGATCAGGAGTTCAGCCAGAACCTGATGGCCATGGCCCAGATGAGCGGCGTCAGCGCTCAGGAACTGCAGAGCCAGATGGGTGCAGGTGGCCTGAACGCCTTCTACACCGATATTCTGCGCTCCAAGGCCCTGAACCAGGCTCTGAGTGAGCTGGGTGGGCAGACCGAGGAAGCGCCTGCCAAAGAGGCAAAAGCTGAAGAAGCCAGCACCGAGCAAGCTGCTGAAGCCGACACCAAGACTGAAGACAAGAGCGGCGAAGAAGAATAA
- a CDS encoding beta-ketoacyl-ACP synthase III: protein MTQLSPAQAGGIGITALGLYVPERVVTNAHFESYLDTTAEWIETRTGMRERRYAAEDEYSSHLGVKAVQDLLARDPDGLKDVDLILCATGTPDAMFPSTAALIGEQVGLRGVAAADISVACSGFVYGLAMAKGQIAAGIARRVLVIGTEVLTKKVDQQERNNAILFADGAGAAVVGPVPAGYGLGEFVMGADGTGGASLFMPGAAPQLPDGTPVGDYAGMNGREVFKFAVRIIPESGQQVLAKSGMTIDDISWIIPHQANVRIIEAAAERFGVSTEKFVVNLDRYGNTSAATVPLAIVDAVRDGRIQDGQNLLLVAFGGGLSWAACTLRWWAGAPSLRSEPNA, encoded by the coding sequence ATGACTCAACTCTCCCCCGCCCAAGCGGGCGGTATCGGGATCACCGCGCTGGGCCTGTATGTGCCTGAGCGGGTCGTGACCAACGCCCACTTTGAATCCTATCTGGACACCACCGCCGAGTGGATCGAAACCCGCACCGGGATGCGTGAACGCCGCTACGCCGCCGAAGATGAGTACTCCTCGCACCTGGGTGTGAAGGCCGTACAAGATCTCCTGGCCCGTGACCCTGACGGCCTGAAAGACGTGGACCTGATTCTGTGCGCCACGGGCACCCCCGACGCCATGTTTCCCAGCACCGCGGCCTTGATCGGAGAACAGGTGGGCTTACGTGGTGTGGCCGCCGCCGACATTTCGGTGGCCTGCTCCGGCTTTGTGTATGGACTGGCGATGGCCAAGGGGCAGATCGCTGCGGGCATCGCCCGGCGTGTGCTGGTGATCGGCACCGAAGTGCTGACCAAAAAGGTAGACCAACAGGAGCGCAACAACGCCATCCTGTTTGCTGACGGTGCGGGCGCAGCAGTGGTCGGCCCAGTTCCGGCGGGCTACGGCCTGGGTGAATTCGTGATGGGTGCGGACGGCACAGGCGGGGCCAGCCTGTTTATGCCTGGAGCAGCCCCTCAGCTGCCCGACGGCACCCCAGTAGGCGACTACGCCGGCATGAATGGCCGCGAGGTCTTCAAGTTCGCCGTGCGAATCATTCCCGAAAGCGGTCAGCAGGTGCTGGCCAAATCCGGCATGACGATTGACGATATCAGCTGGATCATCCCTCACCAGGCCAATGTGCGTATCATCGAGGCTGCCGCCGAGCGCTTTGGCGTCTCGACCGAGAAGTTCGTAGTCAACCTGGACCGCTATGGCAATACCTCGGCGGCCACGGTTCCGCTGGCGATTGTGGACGCCGTGCGCGATGGACGCATTCAGGACGGTCAGAACCTGCTCCTGGTCGCCTTTGGCGGTGGCCTGAGCTGGGCCGCCTGTACCCTACGGTGGTGGGCGGGAGCGCCGTCCCTACGCTCCGAGCCAAACGCCTGA
- the fabD gene encoding ACP S-malonyltransferase, producing MTFENLRDKKIAALFPGQGSHAVGMGADLAAASPVAEAVYHQAEATLPGLRTLIEEGPLEDLTLTANQQPALVAASTAAYRAWTEATGLIPAFAAGHSLGEYSALVAAGALSLEDALRLTRQRGELMQQAVPVGQGAMSAVMGDAGAVREVCNGLDGVQPANFNAPTQTVISGSAQAVADAGAQLKERGLKIIPLKVSAPFHCPLMEPAQAGLTPALTQVAVGELAFPVYANVTAQPYGGAQDVPDLLAQQITAPVRWVETIQALHQAGAEVFIEFGPGKVLSGLVKKIVPGAEVINVGSAEDLHGVGR from the coding sequence ATGACATTCGAGAATCTGAGAGACAAAAAAATCGCGGCCCTGTTTCCCGGCCAGGGGTCGCACGCCGTAGGGATGGGTGCAGACCTGGCCGCTGCCTCTCCGGTAGCTGAGGCGGTCTATCACCAAGCGGAGGCCACGCTGCCCGGCCTGCGGACGCTGATTGAGGAAGGGCCACTGGAAGACCTGACCCTGACCGCCAACCAGCAACCCGCCCTGGTTGCAGCCAGCACCGCTGCCTACCGCGCCTGGACCGAGGCGACGGGCCTAATCCCAGCCTTTGCGGCGGGGCACTCGCTGGGTGAGTATTCAGCACTGGTGGCTGCCGGGGCGCTAAGCCTGGAAGACGCCCTACGCCTGACCCGCCAGCGCGGCGAACTGATGCAGCAGGCTGTTCCCGTGGGCCAGGGGGCCATGAGCGCCGTGATGGGCGACGCGGGCGCGGTACGCGAAGTTTGTAATGGGCTGGACGGGGTACAACCCGCCAATTTCAATGCGCCTACCCAGACGGTGATCTCCGGCAGCGCCCAGGCGGTGGCCGACGCAGGCGCACAACTCAAGGAACGCGGCCTCAAGATCATTCCCCTCAAGGTCAGCGCACCATTTCACTGCCCACTGATGGAACCCGCTCAGGCAGGCCTGACCCCCGCACTGACACAGGTGGCCGTGGGTGAGCTGGCCTTCCCGGTCTACGCCAATGTGACGGCCCAACCTTATGGGGGTGCTCAGGACGTGCCAGATCTGCTGGCCCAGCAGATCACCGCCCCGGTGCGCTGGGTAGAAACCATTCAGGCGCTGCATCAGGCGGGTGCCGAAGTCTTTATCGAGTTCGGCCCCGGCAAGGTGCTGAGCGGCCTCGTCAAGAAGATCGTACCCGGCGCTGAAGTGATCAACGTCGGCAGCGCTGAAGACCTACACGGCGTAGGGCGCTGA
- the fabG gene encoding 3-oxoacyl-[acyl-carrier-protein] reductase, translated as MTETESQSAARIALVTGSSRGLGRAMALQLAQDGYAVAVHYGRGQEQAEAVAAEIRDAGGTAQVFGADLSDPANAAGLVEDVIKVMGGLIVLVNNAGITRDGLAIRMKDEDWNAVIQTNLSSAFSASRAAIKHMMRARTGRIINVSSVVALSGNPGQANYVAAKAGLIGLTKALAKEYGGRGITVNAVAPGFIESDMTADLSSDLRAEYEKNIPLGRMGRPEEVAALVGFLASEGAGYISGQTIGVDGGMNPH; from the coding sequence ATGACCGAAACAGAATCCCAATCCGCCGCCCGTATTGCCCTCGTCACCGGTTCCAGCCGGGGGCTGGGCCGGGCGATGGCCCTGCAACTCGCCCAGGATGGCTACGCGGTGGCCGTACACTATGGACGCGGCCAGGAACAGGCCGAAGCGGTCGCCGCCGAAATTCGTGACGCGGGCGGCACGGCGCAGGTCTTCGGCGCGGACCTTTCGGATCCCGCCAATGCCGCTGGGCTGGTCGAAGACGTGATCAAGGTGATGGGCGGCCTCATCGTGCTGGTCAACAACGCCGGGATTACCCGCGATGGTCTGGCCATACGCATGAAGGACGAGGACTGGAACGCCGTGATCCAGACCAACCTCAGCAGTGCCTTCAGCGCCAGCCGCGCCGCCATCAAACACATGATGCGGGCCCGCACGGGCCGAATCATCAACGTGAGCAGCGTGGTGGCCCTGAGCGGCAACCCTGGACAGGCCAATTACGTGGCCGCCAAAGCTGGCCTGATCGGGCTGACCAAAGCCCTTGCCAAGGAATATGGCGGGCGCGGCATCACTGTGAATGCCGTGGCTCCCGGCTTTATCGAATCCGACATGACGGCGGACCTCAGCAGCGATCTACGCGCCGAATACGAGAAAAATATTCCGCTGGGCCGCATGGGCCGCCCCGAAGAAGTCGCTGCACTGGTTGGCTTCCTGGCCTCGGAAGGCGCAGGCTACATCTCAGGTCAGACCATCGGCGTGGACGGGGGCATGAACCCGCACTGA
- the acpP gene encoding acyl carrier protein, translating into MAVFDDVKEVIVEKLGADADQVTPEARFVEDLGADSLEIVELVMGLEDKFGLTISDEDAENIRTVQAAVDYVEQNQ; encoded by the coding sequence ATGGCAGTATTTGATGACGTAAAAGAAGTGATCGTAGAAAAACTGGGCGCCGACGCAGACCAGGTGACTCCCGAAGCCCGCTTCGTGGAAGACCTGGGCGCTGACAGCCTGGAAATCGTCGAGCTGGTGATGGGTCTGGAAGACAAATTCGGCCTGACCATCAGCGACGAAGACGCCGAGAACATCCGCACGGTGCAGGCCGCTGTGGACTACGTCGAGCAGAACCAGTAA
- the fabF gene encoding beta-ketoacyl-ACP synthase II, with translation MDLKRVVITGIGPLTPIGTGKEEFAQAQRAGKSGIGPITRFDPSEIASKIAGEVKTDLSQWIAPKEARRLDRVVQFALAAADLAVEDSGLTREEIAGERTGTLIGSGIGGMETFEAQSKVNFERGAGRISPMFIPMMIANMATGHAAMRYGLMGPSSTVVTACATGTGSIGEAARYIQLGLADRMLAGGTEASIVPLAMGGFANMKALSTRNDDPQAASRPFDAERDGFVMGEGAGVVMLEEYEMAKARGANIYAEVLGFGVSADAHHITMPAPRGAGAQLAMRMALRTAGINPEQVGYINAHGTSTPANDLHETQGIKHVFGDHAYELAVSSTKSMTGHLLGAAGAVEAIAVAQALQDGILPPTINLTNPDPECDLDYVADGAREKQVDYALSNSFAFGGQNAALVLRRV, from the coding sequence ATGGATCTCAAACGTGTTGTCATTACCGGTATTGGCCCTCTTACCCCTATCGGGACCGGCAAGGAAGAATTCGCCCAGGCCCAACGCGCTGGAAAAAGCGGTATCGGCCCCATCACCCGCTTTGATCCGAGTGAGATCGCCAGCAAAATTGCCGGTGAGGTCAAAACCGACCTGAGCCAGTGGATTGCTCCCAAGGAAGCCCGCCGCCTGGACCGGGTGGTGCAGTTCGCACTGGCCGCCGCCGATCTGGCTGTAGAAGACAGTGGCCTGACCCGTGAAGAAATCGCTGGCGAGCGCACCGGTACCCTGATCGGCAGCGGGATCGGGGGCATGGAAACCTTCGAGGCGCAGTCCAAAGTGAATTTCGAGCGTGGCGCGGGGCGCATTAGCCCAATGTTTATTCCGATGATGATCGCCAACATGGCCACCGGACACGCGGCCATGCGCTACGGCCTGATGGGACCGAGCAGCACGGTGGTCACGGCCTGCGCGACCGGGACCGGGTCCATCGGTGAGGCGGCCCGCTATATCCAGCTGGGCCTGGCGGACCGGATGCTGGCCGGCGGCACCGAGGCCAGCATCGTGCCGCTGGCGATGGGCGGCTTTGCCAACATGAAGGCGCTCAGCACCCGCAACGACGATCCCCAGGCCGCCAGCCGTCCTTTCGACGCCGAGCGTGACGGCTTCGTGATGGGTGAAGGTGCGGGCGTGGTGATGCTGGAGGAATACGAAATGGCCAAAGCCCGCGGCGCCAACATCTACGCTGAGGTGCTGGGCTTTGGCGTGAGCGCCGACGCGCACCACATCACCATGCCTGCGCCACGGGGTGCCGGGGCACAACTGGCCATGCGTATGGCCCTGCGGACCGCTGGTATCAACCCCGAGCAGGTGGGCTACATCAACGCGCACGGCACCTCCACACCCGCCAACGACCTGCACGAAACCCAGGGCATCAAGCACGTGTTTGGCGACCACGCCTATGAGCTGGCCGTGAGCAGCACCAAGTCCATGACCGGACACCTGCTGGGCGCAGCGGGCGCGGTAGAGGCCATCGCGGTGGCTCAGGCGCTACAGGACGGCATTCTGCCGCCGACCATCAACCTGACCAATCCCGACCCTGAGTGCGACCTGGACTACGTCGCCGATGGCGCGCGCGAAAAGCAAGTGGACTATGCCCTGAGCAACTCTTTCGCTTTCGGTGGCCAGAACGCCGCACTGGTGCTGCGCCGGGTGTAA
- the ppk1 gene encoding polyphosphate kinase 1: MAELPQDSSPRPLLETFSTLANPGSEYLNREMSWLAFNERVLAEAKDERNPLLERLKFAAICGSNLDEFFMVRVAGIHQQIAAGVQTPSLDGLLPREVLRLVREHTQAMMTEIETVTRRIFAALEEQGVRIWRMDELDEGDRAQARAHYLSQIQPVLTPLVVDPSHPFPYISNLSLNLAVLLEGKKKKTDPDFARVKVPVGVLPRLVDIGGKLLLLEDIMAAHMGELFRGRRVQAAYLFRVTRNTDFDFDEDEAEDLLATVEDGLRRRRFGNPVRLEVMDNLPRRLVRYLQERMNISPQDVYQLSGPLGTSDLMGLPVDRPDLSFAAHQPHLHPFVRGDDECIFDVLQRRDILLHHPYDSFEHVLNFLEEAAADPSVLAIKQTLYRTGDDSRLLGALRSAAEAGKQVVAFIELKARFDEQRNISWAKQLERAGAHVVHGMAGLKTHAKVTLVVRREGGGLRRYVHIGTGNYNPKTARLYTDLSLLTANDELGADATELFNHLTGYAEAEYRHMLVAPHSARSGFIERLEREAEVARQGGDAWFVGKCNQLTDPAMIEALYRASQAGVRVQMVIRGVCCLRPGVPGMSENIQIRSLLGRFLEHSRIYAYGNGGNPEVYFGSADWMSRNLDRRVEVLAPVLVPHLRDEFLDIMQTELSDERGSWVLDEAGVYAKLSGDRSAQAEFAEDNLI; encoded by the coding sequence ATGGCCGAGTTGCCACAGGACTCGTCGCCCCGTCCTCTGCTCGAAACCTTCAGCACACTGGCCAATCCAGGCAGTGAATATCTCAACCGTGAGATGTCCTGGCTGGCCTTCAACGAGCGCGTGCTGGCCGAAGCCAAAGATGAGCGCAATCCGCTGTTGGAACGCCTCAAATTTGCCGCCATCTGCGGCAGCAATCTGGACGAGTTCTTCATGGTGCGCGTGGCGGGGATTCATCAGCAGATTGCCGCTGGCGTGCAGACCCCCAGCCTGGACGGCCTGTTGCCGCGTGAAGTGCTGCGGCTGGTGCGTGAGCACACTCAGGCCATGATGACCGAAATCGAGACGGTCACCCGGCGTATTTTCGCGGCGTTGGAAGAACAGGGCGTGCGCATCTGGCGCATGGACGAGCTGGACGAGGGGGACCGCGCCCAGGCCCGCGCCCACTACCTCAGTCAGATTCAGCCGGTGCTGACACCGCTGGTGGTGGACCCCAGTCACCCCTTTCCCTACATCAGCAACCTGAGCCTGAACCTGGCCGTGCTGCTGGAAGGCAAGAAGAAAAAAACCGATCCGGATTTCGCCCGCGTGAAGGTGCCGGTGGGCGTGCTGCCGCGCCTGGTGGACATCGGCGGCAAGCTGCTGCTGCTCGAAGACATCATGGCCGCGCACATGGGCGAGCTGTTCCGGGGCCGCCGGGTGCAGGCCGCTTACCTGTTCCGCGTGACCAGGAACACCGACTTCGACTTTGACGAGGACGAGGCCGAGGATCTGCTGGCCACGGTGGAGGACGGCCTGCGCCGCCGCCGCTTCGGCAACCCGGTGCGCCTGGAAGTGATGGACAACTTGCCGCGCCGCCTGGTGAGGTATCTGCAGGAGCGCATGAACATCTCGCCGCAGGACGTGTATCAGCTGAGCGGCCCACTGGGAACCAGTGACCTGATGGGCCTGCCGGTGGACCGCCCGGACCTGAGCTTTGCGGCCCACCAGCCGCACCTGCATCCCTTTGTGCGCGGTGATGACGAGTGCATTTTTGACGTGTTGCAACGTCGCGATATCCTGCTGCACCACCCTTACGACTCGTTCGAGCATGTCCTGAACTTTCTGGAAGAAGCCGCCGCCGATCCCTCGGTGCTGGCGATCAAGCAGACCCTGTACCGGACTGGCGACGATTCCCGTCTGCTGGGAGCACTGCGCTCCGCTGCCGAGGCAGGCAAGCAGGTGGTGGCCTTTATTGAACTGAAAGCCCGCTTTGACGAGCAGCGCAACATCTCCTGGGCCAAACAACTGGAACGGGCTGGAGCACACGTGGTTCACGGCATGGCGGGCCTCAAGACCCACGCCAAGGTCACGCTGGTGGTACGGCGCGAGGGGGGCGGGCTGCGCCGCTACGTGCATATCGGGACTGGCAACTACAATCCCAAAACGGCGCGGCTGTACACCGACCTCAGCCTGCTGACTGCCAATGATGAATTGGGGGCAGACGCCACCGAGCTGTTCAACCACCTGACTGGGTACGCCGAGGCAGAATACCGCCATATGCTGGTGGCCCCACATAGCGCCCGCAGCGGCTTTATCGAGCGGTTGGAGCGCGAAGCTGAAGTGGCGCGGCAGGGCGGCGACGCCTGGTTCGTGGGCAAGTGCAACCAGCTGACCGACCCCGCCATGATCGAGGCGCTGTACCGGGCCTCACAGGCAGGCGTGCGCGTTCAGATGGTGATCCGCGGCGTGTGCTGCCTGCGTCCTGGCGTTCCAGGCATGAGCGAAAACATCCAGATTCGCAGCCTCCTGGGCCGCTTCTTGGAACATTCGCGGATTTACGCCTACGGCAACGGTGGCAACCCAGAAGTGTATTTCGGCAGTGCCGACTGGATGAGCCGCAACCTGGACCGCCGGGTAGAGGTGTTGGCTCCGGTACTGGTTCCCCACCTGCGGGACGAGTTCCTGGACATTATGCAGACCGAGCTGAGCGACGAGCGCGGCTCGTGGGTACTGGACGAGGCCGGGGTCTATGCCAAGTTGTCCGGCGACCGCAGCGCCCAGGCGGAATTTGCCGAGGACAACCTCATCTGA